TGATAACTTAAAGGAAACTCACACCTTCActtttatgaatattttcatttttcagcctgCACAAATTCCTGCTGACCTGGTGGACAAACTGGAAAGACTGGCCTTGGTTGATTTCCGAACCAAACAGGGGCTGGCCTGTTTGGAGAAAGCCATTCGATTTGCAGATCAACTTCATGTTGTTGACACATCTGGGGTTGAACCAATGGATTCTGTTCTGGAGGACTGGTACGGGCCAGACAGTTAGAGAACCTGTGTGCAAATTTCATGTTGATCATTTCGCTACAGAAATTAAACTTCTATAAACTACTACGAATTCAGCTTTATGTAAGTGGTCATGATGTATCCATGCACATTCAGGGCTTTATGCTTACGGGGTGATACAGTAATCGAAGGGGGCTGTGCTGAAGAACTGCTGCAACTTTCCAAAAACACAGTAGAAGAATATTTCGTGGCACCACCAggtgagaaaattaaaaaccaaataCAACATTGGTATTGATTTAgtattctttgtattttttatgtacatttttttacttttcactatttttttttttaccacaggAAATATTCCTCTACCCAAGAGGGAAGAGCGGGCTTCCATATTGAAACATTCAGAGCtatgatatttatttatgactCGGGTGAATGTTTAACAGGGGCATTCCTGTCTTggttatatttatgtttttattttgcagactGAATATTATGCCAACAAAGTACAGTATGTAGAAATGCTGGCTGGGGACAACACCTTTTTCTTCTAACCTTATCTGCACCAAAGAACAGCTGTCAGAAAGCTTTTGTCAGGTTTTATAGGTTCAACATGTCaaacaagaacaataaaaagaaaaccttcTGGTTGTGTAAATCGATGTTATTTTTTTCGGTTTCATTAGGCAGTCATTTTCCACTGTCATTTTTAGAAGTGCTGAATAGGATATTGGGCGTAGTCAGTATATTCAGCACAAAGGTGAGacattgttttgaaatgtttcatgtgTCCAGAtcacattaaatttttttcttttcataaaataaatacttttgtctttgtgtttccataACAAATTTTGAAAAGTACATGTAGTCACAATTTGTTCAATTGTTGTCATTACACAGTTAAGCAGCAATAGAAATTCGTTCCTGTGGTTAATTCTCTGCCCCAATAATTTGTCATGAGATAATGACATCATAAACCTGCCCATCTCtcgacacaaaacaaacaaactagcTGACAAACGTTAGGAGAATAGAAACCGAAAGTTATGTTTGTCGGAGAAGGGAAAACGAATCCGAAGGGGGTGGCAACTCAGGCGGAGTGTATATAAACAGAGCtcagcctccatcagcagctgttcAGCATCACCTCTCCACAGTCCACCGCTGAAGACCTGAAGTTTCCTGGAGGAGTGTCAGAAGGTAGGAAAGTGTCCTGAACAGCTCTGTGCTGAAGAGACTTTTTAAAAGCTCACTCTTCTCTCGTGTTGTCCTCTTTTCCTCCAGACAACTTTAACATGGAGATCTTCGTCAGCACCGTGACTGAGAGCTTCAGTCTGACGGTGCAGCCTCAGGACACAGTCGGCTCTCTGAAGCTCCTCATCCAGCAGAAAGTCGGAGCTCCGCCTGGCCAGCAGAGGCTGGTTATAGACAACGGCCGGAGGACGGAGCTCAGCGACGACTCCAGACAGGTCCAGTCCTACGGCCTCCGGTCCGGGTCCACGGTGACGCTGCTGGTGGTCCAGCAGAACAGTGACAAGTTCCAGATCCATCTGATCACCGATAAGGGGGCGACCCACACCTACGATGTCCGAGCTGAGGAGACCGTCGCTGAGCTGAAACGCAGAGTGGAGCAGAGAGAGCGGGTCCCGGTCAGCCAGCAGAGGCTGGTCCATCAGAGCCAGGACTTGGGAGAAGGGAGACTGGTGGACTACGGCGTCGCAGCCGGCAGCACCATCCAGCTGCTCCTCCGActgagaggaggcggaggaCGCTTTCACTTAGTttaggcaaacaaacaaaaaaaaaaaaagtagtgttgattagttttatttaatataaatgttgACCAAATCAGTTAAAGTCAATGTTTGCTATTTATATGAATTTTTAAAACAAGCACATTCCGTCTACTGTTAtggtttttgttgtgtaatcGATAAGGCATtattaataaagaaatattttaatcttCATTTTTCCTGTTCCTTTCTTCAGCACACGATGGCGCTGTTTGACCATGACCTTTTAAGGTTCTGAAATGAATAGTTTTCAACCAATTACTTTATAGGGGTTGATATATCATGGTGGGGGAAGAAATTTGTCTAATATTAGTCATTAGAAGTATCACGTTCTGTGATTTGCAAGTTGTTGACACTTAAATAAGCATAACCACAAAAAGTGATAACAGTAGTTTTATTCTGTTAATTCTCACCAAaaatctcattcattcatcacctTCTTGCAGTTAATCGTTTCTGGGTCGCACAGGGTCaccctgtccatcacagggccaacacactgagacagacacagaccaacaaccactcacacctaaaAACTATTGAGTCACCGATGAGCctaagcatgatgtctttggacggtaggAGGAAACACTTGTCAGCCCAGAAATTGAACCCCTGGCCTACTTATTGTGGGGTAAGAGTGCTTACCACCACCAAGCAGCCCCACCCACTTAACAGACcacttaaaagaaaacaaaaaaactgaagtatCTGTGTAAAATTCAGGGTGTACATTTTATGACTCAGTTTACTGCCACACATTGTAATGGGTTAGGATGGTACCAATTGCAGCGCAAACCACACCAGCATACATTTTACAGTCTTTATTAAAGACCCAGTACAAACAGTGGCAGCACAGAAAGAAGTCCATGGTTAAGGGGAGAGTGGGTCCACAGCGAAACACGCAACCTATGAGGCTCCAGCACTGGCAACAGTCCTTAAAGGGTTCCAGGGTGGTGGAGGGGTAGTTTTACGCTGCgtcagaggcagaggcagaggcagaggcagaggcagaggcagaggcaaGGATGTGGTGAACTCTGGAAGTGGTGGCCCAGCCAGAACAGGAAACGCCTGGGTGCCGCGGGCGATCCCCCAGCCGGAACAGGAAACGCCTGGGTGCCGCGGGCGATCCCCCAGCCGGAACAGGAAACGCCTGGGGGCTGGGACCTATCCCCCAGCCGGAACAGGAAGCAAGTGTGCCTGAACGCcacaccttttatttattttgcaaaaaccaaggtgttaaaaaaataaataaagacacaactCTGGTTAAATGGAGGTGCAAATTCAGAGATACGTGTTAGTCAAAGTAACCAAAGTAGTTGAAGCATGTGAGAATTTTGGGGTCAGATAGTGTGTTGCTCtttgtgttgtatgttgtaGCCTCACACTGGAAACATACACTTGTGAATAGATTTTGTCTACTGctatgaatatatatttagtttACTGCTGAAATTTTAATATACATATTTCATTTACTGCTCATTGTGGAATAGTGTAGACTCATGAACAATGAAGGTTTAATACTCCAGACATCACTCTGACTTTGAAGGCTCTGTATGTTTGTACAAGGACGATAGCACGACCTACCAGAAAGGATACAGTCTGATTAGAAACTTCTTACTCCCACGCATTACTGTTACAATAGTTGTGTGTAGTGTTTGTTGACTGCACTTGAGAAGGAGATGCAGCCTAGCCAGTGGCAGAAGAGGATAATAACTACTGTCCACAGCTGAGTCAGGTGGCCCAGCCCATGCACTTGTCTCAGATAGGGTGCAACCCTCGGCTGAAGCAGAAGTCTGCTGATGATTTGGGAAAGTACAGAGGAAAAGACCTATGTCAGAGCCAAAGACAGGTGCAGCAACCACATGATGCCCAGCAGCCTGGACATCCTGGGTAGTGACttgatgttttttaaaaaaaaaacaaaaaaaaaaaacaaaactccaagGAAGGCATCTTCTGCCACAATTAGATCACCAAAAAAATTCCCAAAGTCATGAAAGGCTGACTTTAAAGGTGGCAAACCAGCTCAAACTggaattttaaaaactgagaTGGGTTGAGTGGCCCTGGAGAGGGCAGGAAGGGCTGTCGTGGCGCCCAACTGGCAAGATGTGGGCCAGATAAGACCTGGCAGTGGCGCTCAACGTGGTCTTCCAATCTTCCAAAATCAGGTGTTGTGTTCTTTCAAAGTTGAAGAAAAAAGATCTCAGAGTCCTCAGAGTCTTTTGAGGTTCCAGTTTTATTAAAAGGACAGGAAGTATTTGTACAAACAGTGTGACCCCAGGTCTGACACTGAGGAATGAATCTTTGTGCCACCCTATATACATGCTTCCTTGAGCTTCAACCTACTACATACGCTTCTCTCTTGTCTCCAAGCTTCCTGTCCTCATTCATACCTCTACGCATGGGAATTCCCCTTTTCTGACTTTGATGCCATCTCAGCATTTTGTCATGGCCTATTGCTTGATATCTGTTTCTCCTCCCCGGGTCTTCCTGCTGAGGCCTAATCGTCGGCCTATGTGTTGGCTCTATGTAACTCTTATCTCCCCACAAACCCCCCTCTGCCACCTGTAGCCTCAGTGCTCTTTTAGTAATTGAAATGGTAATGCTGGTGCTCTTCAGTGTCCATTACAATATTATATGTATTACATGCATCCTTCAGTATTCAGCATAGCATTGCTCACAATTCTTTGCCAAAATTTCCTTCAACAGGTGTGTATTCAGACCCCGGGTCTGATCCACTCAGCTGTATTGCTGTATTTTGAATAAACATCATCTACATCAATCTTTGAAGACTCTgagatctttttttctcctgaataTTTGGAAGACATTGGTAGCTGCTCTTTGAGACAATTTGTTCATGTTGGGCAGTGCTGCCTGTCCACTTCTGGCCCAAGGGCAGGCAATTTCTGTGCCCCAACACACAACACCTTTCAACTATGTCCTAAAATTTGTACAGGTTCTGATCAagtctttatttatatatatatatatatatatccttttttatataattcacaGAAAAGGCGAATGAGCAATGTATGCAGAcagtgtggaaaacaaagtttCTTTGCAAAAGgcaataaattattatttttaagtatCTAGTTGTCATTCATGTAGACCTATTActcagtttttccttctttcactgtttacacaacaatcaaatcaaatcagattaatttgtatagcaccaaatcataacaaagttacatcaaggcactttacatatagagcaggtctaggccaaactctttataaatttatttaaagagacccaacagatccccagatgagcaagcacttggcaacagtggcaaggaaaaacttcctttaagaggcagagacctcgagcagaaccaggctcaggggggggcggccatctgcctcgaccggttgggttgaaagagggagagagagagagtgacataggcattggaggggggtgtaggcaggaacatgttgctgcatgaagttcatggagttgagctgtagtacagaattcatgaaatatgggagcagcaggtgttgcaggaacatgggatggcgatgagtcaccacctgcaggatgaggacagggagagaggagacaaactgggagagacacagactttggcagaacatggttagtaaatgtagtataaatgcttagaactgggtgaaactgtgttttttttttttttttttttttttaagaaggatggttcttatcagtgcgtgcaaaggggggaggaaaggagagcgagcgagaggggggggggagaaagagggagagggggtgagagtgagagacagacagcgagaatCTGACGGAGTGATTCAGCCTAATATCATCTCACCAAACTTCTTTTGTTTCTGAGACGAgaaaggaaactgaaaataactTCTCGAAACTTCTCAGACATGtagcagctcagctcagctcaggcGGAGTGTATATAAACAGAGCtcagcctccatcagcagctgttcAGCATCACCTCTCCACCAGTCCACCGCTGAAGACCTGAAGTTTCCTGGAGGAGTGTCAGAAGGTAGGAAAGTGTCCTGAACAGCTCTGTGCTGAAGAGACTTTTTAAAAGCTCACTCTTCTCTCGTGTTGTCCTCTTTTCCTCCAGACAACTTTAACATGGAGATCTTCGTCAGCACCGTGACTGAGAGCTTCAGTCTGACGGTGCAGCCTCAGGACACAGTCGGCTCTCTGAAGCTCCTCATCCAGCAGAAAGTCGGAGCTCCGCCTGGCCAGCAGAGGCTGGTTATAGACAACGGCCGGAGGACGGAGCTCAGCGACGACTCCAGACAGGTCCAGTCCTACGGCCTCCGGTCCGGGTCCACGGTGAAGCTGCTGGTGGTCCAGCAGAACAAGTTCCAGATCCATCTGATCACCGATAAGGGGGCGACCCACACCTACGATGTCCGAGCTGAGGAGACCGTCGCTGAGCTGAAACGCAGAGTGGAGCAGAGAGAGCGGGTCCCGGTCAGCCAGCAGAGGCTGGTCCATCAGAGCCAGGACTTGGGAGAAGGGAGACTGGTGGACTACGGCGTCGCAGCCGGCAGCACCATCCAGCTGCTCCTCCGActgagaggaggcggaggaCGCTTCGATTGATTTTTACCCGGGAACAGCATCGTTcagctatttttattttatttaaaactgttgAGTGTATTAAACAATTCTGTATTCTGGTAATGATAATCATTATATACGATAAGATGATAAAAATTATTACTATCCTGTTTTTAAATTGACAAATATCACACAATACATATTGTGTCACTGTACAAGTTCAAATAAAGTCCCAACTGAGAGTTAACGCATTTCCTGTATCTTCACAGACCACAAGAAACAATGTCTCATTGCACAGTTAGCACTGATGTGATCTCCTTTTTTACAAAGAGGATTCCTCAGTTAGACAACTTAGTGGTTATGTTGTTTCAGAAAATTTTGGCAGTGCTCTGTAAAAGAACATTTATAACAAGccacatttaattatttttctattatcaCAAACACAGTGACGTTTCCAAAATTTAGTATCATGTCAGTTGGCTTGAAGTAAAGGTTTGTTCAAAGTCCTTCAGGACAGCTACTAAAGGTGAAAATTAGTCAACAGATTATAAACAAGTTGACAGCTTACAGCCTGATTGTGTTATCTCAGTTCTCTGGCAATCACAAGCACCATTACGAAGCCAGGGCGAAGAAACTCTTCTTCCAGATTTGTTTTCCATGTAGAGATCTTCATAGGTATCATTTCCTCACAGATGCAAGGTAGGCGTACCAAAATAAAGCAATTACGTTGGCAAACAGCACTCTGAactgaaagcaaaaagaaacCAACCAACACATTAAACAAAGATGACTTGCATTTTCAGAGTATGAGTCATTTTTAACTCCACAACAATATTCGTCAGTGACATGCATACCTGGACAGGGACAAAGTTGATATTGATGAACTGGAATGGAGTCCAAACTTTCCAGTTCATCTTCAAAGCAGTCCAATAACTTTTTCTCATCTTCTTTTCAAAGTCTTCCCACCCTTTAGCCTGGATACACAGGGCAACAACAGTGTTGTTCTGTCTCATTTGTGATGTTGTACTTCATTCTTTATCTACGTAAAAACCCTTAATAGCACGTATTTGATAGAGATGAACACAATGGACTAAATATTATGATCATATCCCGGTACAACAAATTCATGTTTAAAGGGCCGCTCcaattttaaacaataaaaaatctgacaaaattgCTGGAAAATTATGACTGTGCCAAAGGGATGTGAGTTTAAAAGAGTTTGTACTTGTGTGCGTGATGGGACGTCTTTGCTGTGTAGCCAAGTCGACCCTGATAAACGTACGTGTTTGAGGCTTTCAGCAGAAACTAGTGGGATTGCATCACACAAGCCAGTTTGAGTTGATTATGAGTTGGCACAGACACAGGCTGATCC
The nucleotide sequence above comes from Echeneis naucrates chromosome 9, fEcheNa1.1, whole genome shotgun sequence. Encoded proteins:
- the LOC115048444 gene encoding polyubiquitin-B-like; the encoded protein is MEIFVSTVTESFSLTVQPQDTVGSLKLLIQQKVGAPPGQQRLVIDNGRRTELSDDSRQVQSYGLRSGSTVKLLVVQQNKFQIHLITDKGATHTYDVRAEETVAELKRRVEQRERVPVSQQRLVHQSQDLGEGRLVDYGVAAGSTIQLLLRLRGGGGRFD
- the gatc gene encoding glutamyl-tRNA(Gln) amidotransferase subunit C, mitochondrial, coding for MSMFSFAATRTCGSLKSFRLSFDLLTRNKSCPQRLSTDATRLSGSQPQSSKVPEAATWDPVPEDRLPLPAQIPADLVDKLERLALVDFRTKQGLACLEKAIRFADQLHVVDTSGVEPMDSVLEDWALCLRGDTVIEGGCAEELLQLSKNTVEEYFVAPPGNIPLPKREERASILKHSEL
- the LOC115048443 gene encoding polyubiquitin-B-like isoform X1, whose translation is MEIFVSTVTESFSLTVQPQDTVGSLKLLIQQKVGAPPGQQRLVIDNGRRTELSDDSRQVQSYGLRSGSTVTLLVVQQNSDKFQIHLITDKGATHTYDVRAEETVAELKRRVEQRERVPVSQQRLVHQSQDLGEGRLVDYGVAAGSTIQLLLRLRGGGGRFHLV
- the LOC115048443 gene encoding polyubiquitin-B-like isoform X2, translating into MEIFVSTVTESFSLTVQPQDTVGSLKLLIQQKVGAPPGQQRLVIDNGRRTELSDDSRQVQSYGLRSGSTVTLLVVQQNSDKFQIHLITDKGATHTYDVRAEETVAELKRRVEQRERVPVSQQRLVHQSQDLGEGRLVDYGVAAGSTIQLLLRLRGGGGRFD